A window from Listeria seeligeri serovar 1/2b str. SLCC3954 encodes these proteins:
- a CDS encoding Lmo0654 family protein, producing MAHENLRELEDRLIGLRQEYQEVLSETRDFEDPQLQNGPINASEVRLSALRHEISEVEKKIKKVEGDTK from the coding sequence ATGGCCCATGAGAATTTAAGAGAACTAGAAGATCGCTTAATTGGATTACGACAAGAGTATCAAGAAGTACTTAGCGAAACAAGAGATTTTGAAGATCCGCAACTCCAAAATGGACCGATTAATGCTTCTGAAGTGAGATTAAGCGCATTACGTCACGAAATATCGGAAGTTGAGAAGAAAATTAAAAAAGTAGAAGGCGACACCAAATAA
- a CDS encoding magnesium transporter CorA family protein, giving the protein MIEFFKTTNEKMEQLSSLEEGCWVKVTAPTEEEIERLSKEMDVPKPYILDALDSEERSRIELKRAEEDVRHSLVIVDCPYESEDELGYAMYETLPIGIVLTRSHLVTISLQDLPILEDVRSMKLEVYDTTNHKQFLLKLLYAVSYYYLKYLNQIIKQTNNLEIQIKQSMKNEQLYAFMAVQKSLVFFATALQSNKAILDKMEDVEHFMQQEENHDLLRDVIIENKQAIAMTDTYTQIISGMSDVFSSVISNNLNIVMKFLTSFTIILSLPTIVASVYGMNIKLPFMHNDHAFALILLFTLLITTGVTVIFWRRKYF; this is encoded by the coding sequence ATGATTGAATTTTTTAAAACAACCAATGAAAAAATGGAGCAACTTTCGTCTTTGGAAGAAGGCTGCTGGGTCAAAGTAACTGCTCCGACTGAAGAAGAAATCGAGCGTCTAAGTAAAGAAATGGATGTTCCAAAACCTTATATTTTAGATGCGCTTGATTCAGAAGAACGTTCTAGAATAGAATTAAAACGAGCAGAAGAGGATGTTAGACATTCTTTAGTTATTGTCGACTGCCCTTATGAATCAGAGGATGAGTTAGGCTACGCGATGTATGAAACACTTCCGATTGGCATTGTTCTAACTAGAAGCCACCTTGTAACGATATCTTTACAGGACTTGCCAATCTTGGAGGATGTGCGCTCTATGAAGTTAGAAGTGTACGATACAACCAATCACAAGCAATTTTTGCTAAAATTATTATATGCTGTTTCTTATTATTACCTCAAATATCTAAATCAAATCATCAAACAGACAAATAATTTAGAAATACAGATTAAACAATCAATGAAAAACGAGCAGCTCTATGCGTTTATGGCTGTTCAGAAAAGTTTAGTTTTTTTTGCAACAGCGCTTCAATCGAACAAAGCAATTCTTGATAAAATGGAAGATGTGGAACATTTTATGCAACAAGAAGAGAATCATGATTTACTTAGAGATGTTATTATTGAAAATAAACAAGCGATTGCAATGACGGATACATACACGCAAATTATTAGCGGGATGTCGGATGTGTTTTCCTCAGTCATTTCAAATAACTTAAACATTGTTATGAAATTTTTAACTTCTTTTACGATTATTTTATCTTTACCGACGATTGTAGCGAGTGTTTATGGGATGAATATCAAGCTACCGTTTATGCACAATGATCACGCATTTGCACTTATTCTTTTATTTACGCTATTAATTACGACGGGTGTAACAGTGATTTTTTGGCGTAGAAAATACTTTTAA
- a CDS encoding DUF975 family protein translates to MTISQVKQTAKESLRGNWGIAIGIFVLAWLIETVASGVLSWIPFIGWIALFLLTGPLYVGVSWVYLAISRREQPEVAYMFSGFKEFGRTFLAYLLISIFIFLWSLLLIVPGIIKTYSYSQTFFILRDNPNISALDAITESRHMMNGHKGRLFGLSLTFLLWYLIPIAVGIVGSVIVFGGMASVSYTTDPTELISALAAGATFGGLVLMLVAGLISLGISLYVYPYLLTSVAVFYDDLYAASEGIYVEETVIVEEEVDPFAQTEEDPFANDTHPEGFGPETTKEPETPKDENEPK, encoded by the coding sequence ATGACTATCTCACAAGTAAAACAGACGGCCAAAGAGTCACTACGTGGTAACTGGGGTATTGCCATTGGTATATTCGTTCTTGCATGGCTAATTGAAACAGTAGCAAGCGGTGTCCTTAGCTGGATTCCATTTATTGGCTGGATTGCCTTATTCTTACTTACAGGACCTTTATATGTAGGGGTTTCTTGGGTATATCTTGCAATTAGTAGAAGGGAACAGCCTGAAGTTGCTTACATGTTTAGTGGCTTCAAAGAGTTCGGTCGTACTTTCTTAGCTTACTTACTAATCTCTATCTTCATCTTCTTATGGAGTTTGCTTTTAATCGTTCCAGGAATTATTAAAACTTACTCTTATTCGCAAACATTCTTTATTTTACGCGATAACCCTAACATTTCAGCTCTAGATGCGATTACAGAAAGTCGACATATGATGAATGGTCATAAAGGTAGATTATTCGGGCTTTCACTTACATTCCTACTTTGGTATTTAATTCCTATCGCAGTCGGAATCGTAGGAAGTGTCATCGTTTTTGGTGGCATGGCATCTGTTTCTTATACTACAGATCCAACTGAATTAATTAGTGCTTTAGCGGCTGGAGCTACATTTGGCGGACTTGTCCTCATGTTAGTTGCCGGATTAATTTCTTTAGGGATTTCCCTTTATGTTTATCCGTACCTACTCACTTCTGTTGCTGTTTTCTATGATGATTTATATGCAGCAAGTGAAGGGATTTATGTGGAAGAAACTGTTATTGTGGAAGAAGAAGTGGATCCATTCGCCCAAACAGAAGAAGATCCATTTGCTAACGACACACACCCAGAAGGTTTTGGACCAGAAACAACCAAAGAACCCGAAACCCCAAAAGATGAAAATGAACCAAAATAA
- a CDS encoding GNAT family N-acetyltransferase: MNQNKITAGGLEFLVRFALPIDHLKINELMSNTARWLKDSGSSQWGDILQGFDVHQIEQRIERGEVALFETVKGLLAGAMIIRKTPSEWDSDLWEELASENAYYLHRIMVSREFGGISLSKEMINWSEKLAIHEKIPFVRLDCIKTNDKLNQMYCRYGFQLIGEKNGFNLYQKSFHLSE, encoded by the coding sequence ATGAACCAAAATAAGATTACTGCTGGCGGACTGGAGTTTCTAGTCCGCTTTGCTTTGCCAATCGATCACTTAAAAATCAATGAACTGATGTCAAATACAGCTCGCTGGCTAAAAGATTCGGGTTCCAGTCAGTGGGGCGATATTTTGCAAGGATTCGACGTCCATCAGATTGAACAGCGGATTGAGCGAGGCGAAGTAGCTCTTTTTGAAACAGTTAAAGGTTTGCTTGCTGGTGCAATGATTATCCGCAAAACGCCAAGTGAATGGGACAGCGATTTGTGGGAAGAATTGGCTAGCGAAAATGCCTATTACCTGCATCGAATTATGGTTTCCAGAGAATTTGGTGGCATTTCATTGAGTAAGGAAATGATTAACTGGTCGGAAAAATTGGCTATTCATGAGAAAATCCCCTTCGTACGGCTAGACTGTATTAAAACGAATGACAAACTTAATCAGATGTATTGCCGTTACGGTTTTCAACTCATTGGTGAAAAAAATGGATTTAATTTATACCAAAAAAGCTTCCACTTATCTGAATAA
- a CDS encoding VOC family protein — MEKINEMMRLGEVVLNVGHLEEMAGFYQEVIGLTLLEKNERVVRLGVSGSNEALLVLQKIDNAVVPEVPRIGLFHTAFLLPTRENLADVLVHLIKSGYPIDGAGDHAYSEALYLHDIEGNGIEIYADRAKTDWMRDAEGNLPMVTEEVDVDGLLKIATGEAFTEMPVGTKIGHVHLQVSDVDKAEQFYRRALGLNLTTAIPSARFFAAGDYHHHIGTNMWAGRNLQNRQEQEVGLAWFTIITPDKEAISKQLEEQGYQVNRFEKTISVVDSNGIMIHFK; from the coding sequence ATGGAGAAAATAAATGAGATGATGCGGCTTGGGGAAGTTGTTTTGAATGTTGGTCATTTAGAAGAGATGGCTGGTTTTTACCAAGAAGTAATTGGTTTAACTTTGCTTGAGAAAAATGAGCGGGTAGTTCGGCTTGGTGTTAGTGGATCAAATGAGGCATTGCTTGTACTGCAAAAAATAGATAATGCTGTTGTGCCAGAAGTTCCTCGGATTGGGCTCTTCCACACAGCTTTTCTTTTGCCAACGAGAGAAAATTTAGCGGATGTGTTAGTTCATTTGATAAAATCTGGTTATCCAATTGATGGAGCAGGCGATCATGCTTATAGTGAGGCACTTTATTTACATGATATTGAAGGAAACGGTATTGAAATATATGCCGACCGGGCGAAAACTGACTGGATGCGTGATGCAGAAGGAAATTTACCAATGGTTACCGAAGAAGTGGATGTGGACGGATTACTGAAAATAGCTACAGGAGAAGCTTTTACCGAGATGCCAGTTGGAACGAAAATTGGTCATGTTCATTTGCAGGTTTCGGATGTTGATAAGGCAGAGCAGTTTTATCGTCGTGCACTTGGCCTAAATTTAACAACGGCAATTCCCTCAGCACGTTTTTTTGCCGCAGGGGATTATCATCATCATATTGGAACGAATATGTGGGCGGGTAGAAATCTTCAAAATCGCCAAGAACAAGAAGTTGGGCTTGCTTGGTTTACAATTATCACACCCGATAAAGAAGCGATAAGCAAGCAATTAGAAGAACAAGGGTACCAAGTGAATCGTTTTGAAAAGACGATTTCTGTTGTAGATTCGAATGGGATTATGATTCATTTTAAATAA
- a CDS encoding GntR family transcriptional regulator — MVANRYKTLEKMVYDQLLIKIKKGELSPNQHLAEEKLAAEFGVSRSPFRKAIATLAAQGVVTYHENSGAVLNDVIIDSARYVQLIETISILVDAAIVKVGHFGLAMDVEKLHARLQEMERYSYLTDVENYLDAHHRFILYLISFAENPYQVTIAKQIFFQIISFSDEIHIFKSVEIREWTNKKSSQIYELLVKEDTEEARKTIKSMFAELTIQAYR, encoded by the coding sequence ATGGTAGCAAACAGATACAAGACACTCGAAAAGATGGTATATGATCAACTTTTAATAAAAATCAAAAAAGGTGAATTAAGTCCGAATCAACATTTGGCAGAAGAAAAACTAGCTGCTGAATTTGGAGTTAGTCGTTCACCATTTCGAAAAGCGATTGCAACACTTGCAGCTCAAGGAGTCGTTACCTATCACGAAAATAGTGGCGCCGTCTTAAATGACGTTATCATTGATTCAGCCCGCTACGTGCAATTGATCGAAACAATCAGTATTTTAGTGGATGCAGCTATTGTAAAAGTAGGACACTTCGGACTTGCGATGGACGTGGAAAAACTGCATGCTCGTCTTCAAGAGATGGAACGCTATTCTTATTTAACTGATGTGGAGAATTATTTGGATGCGCATCACCGGTTCATTTTATATTTGATTAGTTTTGCTGAAAATCCTTATCAAGTTACTATTGCTAAACAGATTTTCTTTCAAATAATTAGTTTTTCTGATGAAATTCATATTTTTAAATCAGTTGAAATTCGCGAATGGACAAACAAAAAGAGTAGCCAAATCTATGAACTACTCGTAAAGGAAGATACAGAAGAAGCAAGAAAAACAATCAAATCAATGTTTGCCGAATTAACTATTCAAGCCTATCGATAA
- a CDS encoding metallophosphoesterase, whose amino-acid sequence MKPIFAVGDVHGEITLLDELLENWDKERERLLFVGDLIDRGENPAAVLRRVKELADNSDAIVLKGNHEKMLLDWLESPSEKMHYYLSQGGMETIQSLIADSLDKKTTPEGLAERIKQESAELIEFIRNLPLYYEEGKYVFVHAGVDFTKGDWHETEERDFYWIREPFLFGENKTGKVFIFGHTPVQNLHKNGSSGIWVSSDKTRLDIDGGAVFGGELHGVVVEEKVIAKSFTVKK is encoded by the coding sequence ATGAAGCCAATTTTTGCTGTAGGGGATGTACATGGAGAAATTACACTTTTAGATGAGTTGCTGGAAAACTGGGATAAAGAGCGGGAACGTCTCCTTTTTGTTGGGGATTTAATTGATCGTGGCGAAAATCCGGCAGCTGTACTTAGGCGTGTAAAAGAGTTAGCTGACAATTCAGATGCCATTGTTTTAAAAGGCAATCACGAGAAAATGTTATTGGATTGGCTCGAGAGTCCATCGGAGAAAATGCACTATTATTTGAGCCAAGGTGGGATGGAAACAATTCAGTCGCTTATTGCTGATTCACTTGATAAAAAAACGACACCAGAAGGCTTAGCAGAGAGAATTAAGCAAGAGTCGGCTGAACTAATTGAGTTTATCCGGAATTTACCGCTTTACTATGAAGAAGGTAAGTATGTGTTTGTACATGCAGGAGTTGATTTTACTAAAGGCGACTGGCATGAAACGGAGGAACGAGATTTTTACTGGATTCGAGAACCATTTTTGTTCGGTGAAAATAAGACGGGGAAAGTATTTATCTTTGGGCATACCCCGGTGCAAAATTTACATAAAAATGGAAGCTCGGGTATTTGGGTTTCTAGTGATAAAACAAGGCTGGATATTGATGGCGGCGCGGTTTTTGGCGGAGAACTTCACGGTGTTGTTGTGGAAGAAAAAGTTATTGCAAAAAGTTTTACAGTGAAAAAATAA
- a CDS encoding YhgE/Pip domain-containing protein — protein MRKVYEIFILDWRRLFKAPLALLLVIALIILPSLYAWFNIEALWDPYSNTSGIKVAVSIDDEGAEVDVPGTKPQQINVGNQLKETLKKNDKLGWTFVSQKEAEKGVKSGKYYAAIHIPKDFSEDMVSVVNDNVKKPTIDYYVNEKINAIAPKMTESGATTIVNQISSEFVETVSKSVLEEFNKAGIDLENELPTIRRLKTKVFQVQDALPEIKKMGAEAVKIEGKLPELKAKANQVVELNKKIPELNNATENVLLVEQQLPKIDQLGQDILVLQKKIPEIKQIASSVKEVDENFGTIKKTVNDAVDESGKALDVIDGAMGAIPTVQKIAQNGSGYVDKVTDFADEINRSFDTLAPAIKQNLTLMKQMADNIYQVTEAIKNGSISSDQAIAELKKMEQDIDSLQQMITQQTETLESLNETLPNKPFTDLIANLKTINSELSAQKTTITKIRTQLENGEQPAEELLNTLNAQAKTVSDKLQQILANYDTEIVPKIKAGLNQIQGDLKDSQKLLQNLQAKIPEITQVLKDSRKTLQTGQTYLKEFQARLPEIQKTLDDATQVIDTKLDTIIVGINEAADFYQNDYPNVKANIKKAADFIRNDLPGLEKEINQASNLIQEKMPEFEKAVTIAANLSREELPEFEKAINNAANKITDFDKNYDLQSIIKMLRNDADKDSSFIANPVSLKETSYYPIPNYGSASSPFYTALCLWVGALLLISLLRVDVEVPAGIFNHYHRYFGRLLTFLSIGLMQAVIVTLGNIFLLGVSIAEPLLHVLFSMFISVVFMTIVYTLVSLFNNVGKGIAIILLVLQISGAGGNFPIQVSPPFFQAIYPFLPFTYAVSLIRESVGGLYMPTVWLDISVLAGFAILFIAIGVLLKKPLDKVIPKLSEKAKRSKLIH, from the coding sequence ATGCGGAAAGTATACGAAATTTTTATTTTAGACTGGCGCCGCTTATTTAAAGCGCCTTTAGCATTATTATTAGTTATCGCATTGATTATTTTACCATCATTATACGCTTGGTTTAACATCGAGGCACTCTGGGATCCTTACTCAAATACATCGGGGATTAAAGTAGCGGTTTCGATTGACGATGAAGGAGCGGAAGTTGATGTACCAGGAACTAAGCCGCAGCAAATAAATGTCGGAAATCAACTAAAAGAAACCCTTAAGAAAAACGACAAACTAGGATGGACTTTCGTTAGTCAAAAAGAAGCTGAAAAAGGCGTGAAAAGCGGGAAGTACTATGCTGCGATACATATTCCGAAAGACTTTTCAGAAGATATGGTTTCGGTTGTAAATGACAATGTCAAAAAACCAACGATCGATTATTATGTTAACGAAAAAATCAATGCAATCGCACCAAAAATGACAGAAAGCGGAGCGACAACGATTGTAAACCAAATCAGTTCAGAATTTGTTGAGACCGTTAGTAAATCAGTTTTGGAAGAGTTTAACAAAGCTGGCATTGACCTTGAAAACGAACTTCCAACGATTAGACGCTTAAAAACAAAAGTCTTCCAAGTACAAGATGCTTTACCTGAAATCAAAAAAATGGGTGCCGAAGCCGTTAAAATCGAAGGGAAACTCCCAGAACTGAAAGCAAAAGCAAATCAAGTCGTGGAGCTAAACAAAAAAATCCCTGAATTAAATAATGCGACTGAAAATGTGTTGTTAGTAGAGCAACAATTGCCGAAAATAGATCAGCTTGGACAAGATATTTTAGTATTGCAAAAGAAAATCCCTGAAATTAAACAAATCGCTTCATCAGTAAAAGAAGTGGATGAAAACTTCGGGACGATTAAAAAAACAGTCAACGATGCAGTAGATGAATCCGGAAAAGCGCTAGATGTGATTGATGGTGCGATGGGGGCGATTCCGACAGTCCAAAAAATTGCCCAAAACGGTAGTGGATACGTCGATAAAGTAACCGATTTTGCCGATGAAATTAATCGTTCATTTGACACCTTAGCGCCAGCAATCAAACAAAATCTAACTTTAATGAAACAAATGGCGGACAATATTTATCAAGTCACCGAAGCAATCAAAAATGGTTCCATCAGTTCGGACCAAGCAATCGCTGAATTAAAGAAAATGGAGCAAGATATTGATTCATTACAACAGATGATTACACAACAAACCGAGACGTTAGAAAGTTTAAACGAAACTTTACCAAATAAACCATTTACTGATTTGATTGCGAACTTAAAAACCATCAATTCAGAATTAAGCGCACAAAAAACAACCATCACAAAAATCCGCACGCAGCTTGAAAACGGCGAACAACCAGCAGAAGAACTTTTAAATACACTGAATGCCCAAGCAAAAACGGTTAGTGATAAATTACAACAGATTTTAGCTAATTATGATACTGAAATTGTTCCTAAAATAAAAGCCGGCTTAAATCAAATTCAAGGTGATTTAAAAGATAGCCAAAAACTGCTTCAAAACTTACAAGCAAAAATCCCGGAAATCACGCAAGTTTTAAAAGACTCAAGAAAAACGCTTCAAACCGGTCAAACCTATTTAAAAGAATTCCAAGCGCGTCTACCTGAAATTCAGAAAACGTTAGATGACGCGACCCAAGTGATTGATACCAAACTTGATACAATTATTGTCGGTATTAATGAAGCAGCAGATTTTTACCAAAATGATTATCCGAATGTAAAAGCGAACATTAAAAAAGCGGCTGACTTTATTCGAAATGATTTGCCAGGATTAGAAAAAGAAATCAACCAAGCTTCTAATCTGATTCAAGAAAAAATGCCAGAATTCGAAAAAGCAGTAACAATTGCTGCAAATCTATCACGCGAAGAATTACCAGAATTTGAAAAAGCGATTAATAACGCGGCAAATAAAATTACTGATTTTGATAAAAATTATGATTTGCAAAGTATCATTAAAATGCTGCGAAATGATGCAGATAAGGATAGTTCGTTTATTGCAAATCCAGTTAGTTTAAAAGAAACAAGCTACTATCCGATTCCAAACTATGGTTCCGCTAGCTCACCATTTTATACAGCACTTTGTTTATGGGTGGGTGCACTGCTACTTATTTCGCTTTTACGAGTAGATGTAGAGGTTCCAGCTGGGATTTTTAATCATTATCACCGGTACTTTGGTCGATTGTTGACGTTCTTATCCATTGGTTTAATGCAGGCAGTTATCGTGACACTAGGGAACATTTTCTTACTTGGTGTATCTATTGCCGAGCCACTGCTACACGTGCTCTTTAGTATGTTTATCAGCGTTGTCTTTATGACGATTGTTTATACGCTGGTGTCATTATTCAATAACGTCGGAAAAGGAATTGCGATTATCCTACTGGTGTTGCAAATTTCTGGAGCTGGCGGGAACTTTCCGATTCAAGTTTCTCCACCATTTTTCCAAGCAATTTATCCGTTCTTACCATTTACGTATGCGGTTAGCTTAATTCGGGAAAGTGTGGGTGGATTATATATGCCAACTGTGTGGCTTGATATCAGTGTCTTAGCTGGTTTTGCAATCTTATTCATTGCTATCGGCGTATTACTCAAAAAACCACTAGATAAAGTTATTCCAAAGCTATCTGAAAAAGCGAAACGAAGCAAGCTTATTCATTAA
- a CDS encoding GntR family transcriptional regulator, protein MEKQTYEKLAYYTIKEKILSGKLRVGEHISEAGIAKELSISRTPVRKAIAVLVSEELIEYELNRGAIVIESSMSAGRFIELLEMGEILIIQTIDKCKNKNLTYKPEKGNEILKEMRQIQKEEEVDLYLTLLSKWLLQFISQLGNIYAEDTVRKMKRDFFNKAQKDIKMIPVLLEDETLECIDQLTSHMVAKEHDEAKEVTKRLVNLYIIRTFR, encoded by the coding sequence ATGGAAAAACAAACATACGAAAAATTAGCATATTATACAATCAAAGAAAAGATTCTCAGTGGAAAGCTTCGTGTGGGGGAACACATATCAGAAGCGGGTATTGCAAAAGAATTATCTATTAGCCGAACTCCAGTCAGAAAAGCGATTGCAGTGTTGGTTTCAGAGGAATTAATTGAGTATGAATTGAACCGTGGAGCGATCGTCATCGAAAGCAGTATGAGTGCCGGTCGTTTTATTGAACTATTAGAAATGGGAGAAATTCTTATTATCCAAACAATCGACAAATGCAAAAATAAAAATCTCACCTACAAACCAGAAAAAGGCAACGAAATACTAAAAGAAATGCGACAAATACAAAAAGAAGAAGAAGTTGATTTGTATTTAACATTACTTTCCAAATGGCTACTTCAATTTATTTCACAGTTGGGCAATATTTATGCAGAAGATACTGTCCGGAAAATGAAGCGTGATTTCTTTAATAAAGCGCAAAAAGATATTAAAATGATACCAGTACTTTTGGAAGACGAAACGCTGGAATGTATAGATCAATTAACAAGTCATATGGTAGCAAAAGAACATGATGAAGCAAAAGAGGTAACGAAAAGATTAGTAAACTTGTATATCATTCGTACATTTAGATAG
- a CDS encoding DUF420 domain-containing protein translates to MEQNKEKLTKPTSEKNYFWPIMIISFVAVVVILLLFFSPIGYQGAVHFDITIFPRMNAIFNSFTFVFLVIALWAIIKKKNINMHRGFILAAFTSTLFFLVSYLTFHYLSAETSTFGGTGIIRPIYFFILITHSFLAAIVVPLALFALVWGWTMQIEKHKKIVRWTMPIWLYVSLTGVLVYLFMAPYY, encoded by the coding sequence ATGGAACAAAATAAAGAAAAACTCACAAAGCCGACATCAGAAAAAAACTATTTTTGGCCGATAATGATTATTTCATTTGTCGCGGTTGTGGTGATTTTACTACTATTCTTCTCACCTATCGGGTATCAGGGAGCCGTGCATTTTGACATCACAATTTTCCCGCGAATGAACGCCATCTTTAATAGTTTTACCTTTGTATTTTTAGTTATTGCACTTTGGGCGATTATAAAAAAGAAAAACATTAACATGCACCGCGGATTTATCCTTGCAGCATTTACATCTACGCTATTCTTCTTAGTATCTTATTTAACATTTCATTACTTATCCGCCGAAACATCTACATTTGGTGGAACTGGTATTATCCGTCCGATTTACTTCTTTATCTTAATTACACATAGTTTCTTAGCTGCAATCGTCGTTCCACTTGCACTCTTCGCACTTGTTTGGGGCTGGACGATGCAAATCGAAAAACATAAAAAAATTGTTCGTTGGACGATGCCGATTTGGTTATATGTAAGTTTAACCGGCGTATTAGTTTATCTTTTCATGGCGCCGTATTATTAA